Proteins from one Candidatus Sulfotelmatobacter sp. genomic window:
- the boxB gene encoding benzoyl-CoA 2,3-epoxidase subunit BoxB: protein MTNIDYQDRIPNNVDLGANRTLQRALEQWQPAFLRWWNELGPTDFQASDVYLRTAISVDTKGWAHYDYVRMPDYRWGIFLAEPDANRTIGFGDDMGKPVWQQVPGEHRSTLRRLIVTQGDTEPASVEQQRQLGHSAPSLYDLRNLFQVNVEEGRHLWAMVYLLHAYFGRDGREEAEALLQRHSGAADNPRILSTFNEPISDWLSFFMFTFFTDRDGKFQLKSFAESSFDPLARTCRFMLTEEAHHMFVGDTGISRVTRRTLEVMDELGTDDPLAIRNAGAIDLPTIQRYLNFWFSSSLDLFGADTSSNAAAYFANGLKGRPDEKRYVDHVERETIYDLEVPDGKGGARIERIPLRNAMNEFVRVSYVEDCEKGLARWNRLIDAAGHGFRFRLPSVRFRRTVGSWANVPTDPDGTPIAQSAYDAQLASWLPGAADRAFITSLMHGVFEPGKMAGWIAPPEKGIKDRPVDYEYVRLA from the coding sequence ATGACGAACATCGACTATCAAGACCGCATCCCCAACAACGTCGACCTGGGCGCGAATCGCACGCTGCAGCGCGCGCTCGAACAGTGGCAGCCGGCCTTCCTCCGGTGGTGGAACGAGCTCGGTCCGACCGACTTCCAGGCCTCCGACGTCTACCTGCGCACCGCGATCTCGGTCGACACGAAGGGCTGGGCGCACTACGACTACGTGCGCATGCCCGACTACCGCTGGGGCATCTTCTTGGCCGAGCCCGACGCGAATCGCACCATCGGCTTCGGCGACGACATGGGCAAGCCGGTCTGGCAGCAGGTCCCCGGCGAACACCGCTCGACGCTGCGCCGCCTGATCGTCACCCAAGGCGACACGGAGCCGGCGTCGGTCGAGCAGCAGCGGCAGCTCGGGCACTCCGCGCCCTCGCTCTACGACCTGCGCAACCTGTTCCAGGTCAACGTCGAGGAAGGCCGTCACCTGTGGGCGATGGTCTACCTGCTGCACGCGTACTTCGGGCGCGACGGCCGCGAGGAGGCGGAAGCGCTGCTGCAGCGCCACTCCGGCGCGGCCGACAACCCGCGCATCCTCTCGACCTTCAACGAGCCGATCAGCGACTGGCTCTCGTTCTTCATGTTCACTTTCTTCACCGACCGTGACGGGAAGTTCCAGCTCAAGTCGTTCGCCGAATCGTCGTTCGACCCGCTGGCGCGCACCTGCCGCTTCATGCTGACCGAAGAAGCGCACCACATGTTCGTCGGCGACACCGGCATCTCGCGTGTCACCCGCCGCACGCTCGAAGTGATGGACGAGCTGGGCACCGACGATCCCCTCGCCATCCGCAACGCCGGCGCGATCGATCTGCCGACCATCCAGCGCTACTTGAACTTCTGGTTCTCCTCGTCGCTCGATCTGTTCGGCGCCGACACCAGCTCGAACGCGGCGGCCTACTTCGCCAACGGCCTCAAAGGCCGTCCCGACGAGAAGAGGTACGTCGATCACGTCGAGCGCGAGACGATCTACGACCTCGAGGTCCCCGACGGCAAGGGCGGCGCGCGGATCGAGCGCATCCCCCTGCGCAACGCGATGAACGAGTTCGTACGCGTCTCGTACGTCGAGGACTGCGAGAAGGGGCTCGCGCGCTGGAACCGCTTGATCGACGCCGCCGGTCACGGGTTCCGCTTCCGGCTGCCCAGCGTGCGCTTTCGGCGCACCGTCGGCAGCTGGGCCAACGTCCCGACCGATCCCGACGGCACGCCGATCGCGCAGTCGGCGTACGACGCACAGCTCGCGAGCTGGCTGCCCGGCGCCGCGGATCGCGCCTTCATCACGAGCTTGATGCACGGCGTCTTCGAGCCCGGCAAGATGGCCGGTTGGATCGCGCCACCCGAGAAGGGCATCAAAGACCGCCCCGTCGACTACGAGTACGTGCGACTGGCCTGA
- a CDS encoding CoA ester lyase → MALDPSLLLFVPGDRPDRYVKALDAVGASGGILDLEDAVAPDRKAFARDQVHAFLDAHEDVRRVAVRINPPDGADGRGDLAMLASARRPAAVVVPKVADPGDLAHVTAAIGEVPQIALIETAEGIVHCERIAAAPNVLALAFGPYDLSAALGSEPDFDVMLPHRARLLVAARAAGRWAIDGPSREYGDPEIPRRDAAAARRMGYDGKLLIHPAQLGPVRAAFAPSDDEIAYALRIVDAAARSSPAVLDGTMIDAPIITSAERVLRRAGVSPSPASS, encoded by the coding sequence GTGGCGCTCGATCCTTCGCTCCTGCTGTTCGTGCCCGGCGACCGACCGGACCGGTACGTCAAAGCGCTCGACGCGGTCGGCGCCAGCGGGGGGATCCTCGACCTCGAGGATGCCGTCGCGCCGGACCGCAAGGCGTTCGCGCGCGATCAGGTCCACGCGTTCCTCGACGCGCACGAGGACGTACGCCGCGTCGCGGTGCGCATCAATCCGCCCGACGGTGCCGACGGGCGCGGCGACCTCGCGATGCTCGCGTCGGCGCGCCGCCCGGCCGCGGTCGTGGTGCCGAAGGTCGCCGATCCGGGCGATCTCGCGCACGTGACGGCGGCGATCGGCGAGGTGCCGCAGATCGCGCTGATCGAGACCGCCGAAGGGATCGTGCACTGCGAGCGCATCGCGGCCGCGCCGAACGTCCTGGCGTTGGCCTTCGGTCCTTACGATCTCTCCGCCGCGCTGGGCAGCGAGCCCGACTTCGACGTCATGCTGCCGCATCGCGCCCGGCTGCTGGTCGCGGCGCGTGCCGCCGGGCGCTGGGCGATCGACGGCCCCTCGCGCGAGTACGGCGATCCCGAGATTCCACGCCGCGACGCGGCCGCGGCGCGGCGCATGGGCTACGACGGCAAGCTGCTCATCCACCCCGCGCAGCTAGGACCGGTGCGCGCCGCGTTCGCGCCCAGCGACGACGAGATCGCGTACGCGCTGCGGATCGTCGACGCCGCCGCGCGCAGCTCGCCGGCCGTGCTCGACGGGACGATGATCGACGCGCCGATCATCACCTCCGCCGAGCGCGTGCTGCGCCGCGCCGGCGTCAGTCCTTCGCCGGCGTCGTCGTGA